From the genome of Roseivivax sp. THAF197b:
ACCGTGCGCGGCGAATACACCAAGGGCGGCGGCGTGCCCTGCCTCGTGGCGGTGCACAATGATGCCTCTGGCAAGGCGCTTGAGCTTGGCCTGTCGTATTGCTCGGCGATCGGCGGCGGCCGTTCGGGCATCATCGAGACCAACTTCCGCGAGGAATGCGAAACCGACCTCTTCGGCGAGCAAGCCGTGCTTTGCGGCGGTCTCGTCGAGCTCATCCGCATGGGCTTCGAGACGCTGGTCGAGGCCGGTTACGAGCCCGAAATGGCCTATTTCGAGTGCCTGCACGAGGTGAAGCTGATCGTCGACCTGATCTATGAAGGCGGCATCGCCAACATGAACTACTCGATCTCCAACACCGCCGAATACGGCGAATACGTCTCCGGCCCGCGCATCCTGCCCTACGAGGAGACCAAGAAGCGCATGAAGGACGTGCTGACCGACATCCAGACCGGCCGCTTCGTGCGGGACTTCATGCAGGAAAACAGCGTCGGCCAGCCGATGTTCAAGGCGACTCGCCGCTTGA
Proteins encoded in this window:
- the ilvC gene encoding ketol-acid reductoisomerase, whose product is MRVYYDRDCDINLIKDKKVAILGYGSQGHAHALNLRDSGAKNVVVALREGSASAAKAEGEGLKVMGIAEAAAWCDLIMFTMPDELQAETYKKYVHDNLREGAAIAFAHGLNVHFGLIEPKPGVDVIMMAPKGPGHTVRGEYTKGGGVPCLVAVHNDASGKALELGLSYCSAIGGGRSGIIETNFREECETDLFGEQAVLCGGLVELIRMGFETLVEAGYEPEMAYFECLHEVKLIVDLIYEGGIANMNYSISNTAEYGEYVSGPRILPYEETKKRMKDVLTDIQTGRFVRDFMQENSVGQPMFKATRRLNDEHQIEQVGETLRGMMPWISAGKMVDKAKN